One part of the Marinobacter sp. MDS2 genome encodes these proteins:
- the rnpA gene encoding ribonuclease P protein component, with translation MKALTFPKSVRLLKPADYGKVFDDVQLKVPHRNFLILAAPNNLGHARVGLIFSKKNLRHAVQRNRIKRQVRETFRLQQDLPSLDIIVLGRQGLNKLENPDVRSALNDIWRRVKKKYHQVASTQPDANAQGNE, from the coding sequence ATGAAGGCTTTGACGTTTCCAAAATCCGTTCGGCTGTTGAAGCCTGCAGATTACGGCAAAGTCTTTGATGACGTGCAGCTGAAGGTTCCGCACAGGAATTTTCTGATCCTGGCTGCCCCGAATAATCTCGGTCATGCCAGGGTCGGTCTGATTTTCTCTAAGAAAAACCTGCGTCATGCGGTTCAAAGAAACCGGATAAAACGCCAGGTTCGGGAAACATTCAGACTGCAGCAGGACTTACCCAGCCTCGATATTATCGTTCTAGGCAGGCAAGGGCTGAATAAGCTGGAAAACCCCGATGTTCGTTCCGCTCTGAACGACATTTGGCGCAGGGTGAAGAAAAAATATCACCAAGTTGCCAGTACCCAGCCGGATGCTAACGCTCAAGGCAACGAGTAA
- the yidD gene encoding membrane protein insertion efficiency factor YidD: MRQLLLLPIRFYQYAISPMMAGHCRHTPTCSQYAVEAIQHHGALKGSYLAGARLLRCHPWGDAGYDPVPGTESSRNTHPEMTASPTEPLQSTTQTRH, encoded by the coding sequence ATGCGCCAACTTCTGCTGTTACCGATACGATTCTACCAATACGCTATCAGTCCCATGATGGCTGGCCATTGCCGACACACTCCTACCTGTTCACAATACGCCGTCGAGGCTATTCAACATCACGGAGCACTTAAAGGCAGCTACTTGGCTGGTGCACGTTTGTTGAGGTGTCATCCATGGGGGGATGCCGGGTATGATCCGGTGCCAGGCACTGAATCAAGCAGGAATACACATCCTGAAATGACAGCTAGCCCAACTGAACCGCTCCAATCCACTACTCAGACCAGACACTAA
- the yidC gene encoding membrane protein insertase YidC, whose product MDIQRIVLFAGLAIVSYLMVLAWNEDYHQPQTEQVVQAETLSNGNQTADSMVLPENGSSSTGAEEFSTPETGGVASEATATDENVSNRYISVQTDVYNLKVDRIGGNIVESSLLDYDESLNSEQPLKLLSNTANRTYFLESGLIGRDGPDGRSAAKPPVFEAAASEFVLEEGRDELNLDLIFTTDAGVKITKRYEFKRDSYEIGVRYLIDNQSDSAWQGNFTGKIVRDQAPDPTSQASMGIKAYLGMVMSTPEDPYEKYDFDDLKESRINESVTNGWLAFLQHYFITAWVPDSETPAQFQTTRRGPLHVMGFVYPATTVAAGETTEVGATAYVGPKIIDRLEALAPNLDRTVDFGWLFFISLPLFIILEWFYGLVGNWGVAIILLTVLVKAVFFHLSATSYRSMAKMRAVAPQLTRLKELYGDDRQRMSQEMMALYKREKINPLGGCLPILVQMPVFISLYWVLFESVQLRHAPFMLWIQDLSQMDPYFILPILMGASMFIQMSLNPTPPDPMQAKIMKLMPLIFTVFFLWFPAGLVLYWLVNNILSISQQWYITRKIEAETAGKKY is encoded by the coding sequence ATGGATATTCAACGCATCGTTTTGTTTGCCGGACTCGCGATTGTCAGTTATCTGATGGTGCTAGCCTGGAACGAAGATTACCATCAGCCGCAAACCGAACAGGTGGTTCAGGCTGAAACACTTTCCAACGGTAACCAGACTGCTGACAGTATGGTGTTGCCTGAGAATGGATCTTCCAGTACCGGTGCTGAAGAGTTTTCCACTCCGGAAACGGGCGGCGTTGCATCCGAAGCCACCGCAACCGATGAAAATGTAAGCAATCGCTACATTTCCGTTCAAACCGATGTGTATAACCTGAAAGTGGATCGTATCGGTGGCAACATCGTTGAAAGCTCTCTGCTCGATTACGATGAATCACTGAACAGTGAACAACCGTTAAAACTGCTGTCCAATACGGCAAACCGTACCTATTTTCTTGAAAGTGGTTTGATCGGACGGGACGGCCCTGACGGCCGAAGTGCTGCAAAGCCGCCCGTCTTCGAAGCGGCAGCAAGTGAATTTGTGCTCGAAGAAGGCCGCGATGAGCTGAATCTGGATCTGATTTTCACCACCGATGCCGGCGTCAAAATCACCAAACGCTACGAGTTCAAGCGCGATAGCTACGAAATCGGCGTTCGTTACCTGATCGACAACCAGTCAGACAGCGCCTGGCAAGGTAATTTCACCGGTAAGATTGTTCGGGATCAGGCACCTGACCCTACTTCCCAAGCCAGCATGGGTATCAAGGCCTATCTGGGTATGGTGATGAGCACACCAGAAGATCCCTATGAAAAATACGACTTCGACGACCTCAAAGAATCACGCATCAACGAATCGGTAACCAACGGCTGGTTGGCGTTCCTGCAGCACTATTTCATTACTGCGTGGGTACCGGATTCTGAAACACCGGCCCAGTTCCAGACGACAAGACGCGGTCCTTTGCACGTAATGGGTTTTGTTTACCCGGCAACCACCGTAGCTGCGGGTGAAACCACCGAAGTGGGCGCAACTGCCTACGTGGGTCCGAAGATCATCGATCGCCTGGAGGCCCTGGCCCCGAATCTGGACCGCACCGTTGATTTCGGTTGGTTGTTCTTTATCTCCTTACCACTGTTCATCATTCTGGAATGGTTCTACGGCCTTGTGGGTAACTGGGGTGTCGCCATTATCCTGCTAACGGTGCTGGTTAAAGCGGTGTTTTTCCACCTCTCTGCCACCAGCTACCGCTCAATGGCGAAAATGCGTGCTGTCGCTCCGCAACTGACCCGTTTGAAAGAACTATATGGCGACGACCGCCAGCGCATGTCTCAGGAAATGATGGCACTGTACAAGCGGGAAAAAATCAATCCGTTGGGTGGTTGCTTGCCCATTCTGGTACAAATGCCGGTATTCATTTCGCTGTACTGGGTACTGTTCGAGAGTGTTCAGTTGCGTCATGCACCGTTCATGCTGTGGATTCAGGATTTGTCCCAGATGGACCCGTACTTCATCCTGCCGATCTTGATGGGTGCCAGCATGTTCATCCAGATGAGCCTGAACCCGACACCGCCTGATCCGATGCAGGCCAAGATCATGAAGCTGATGCCGCTGATCTTTACTGTGTTCTTCCTCTGGTTCCCGGCGGGTCTGGTTCTGTACTGGCTGGTGAACAACATTCTTTCAATCTCGCAGCAGTGGTACATTACCCGCAAGATTGAAGCGGAAACCGCAGGCAAGAAATACTGA